A DNA window from Methylobacterium sp. NMS14P contains the following coding sequences:
- a CDS encoding MnhB domain-containing protein: MSPRVRVALLALAGLVLLPGAAEVIAGLPPFGSTIAQYGARINAITPEARHVANMVSAINFDLRGLDTLGEEFMLLAAITGTVVLLRGRRGEGTTGRAMRRPGRAVIPRSEAVVLACRIAGPLTALFGLYVVLHATVTPGGGFQGGVILASGTLLIYLGEGYAGWRDAIRSHWLDALEGGGALLFALCGLVPMLTGAAFMQNILPLGTFRDLFSGGLMLVENLGVALAVTGGFTQLFLEFMEETREADAPEEPGEESA, from the coding sequence GTGAGCCCGCGCGTCCGCGTCGCGCTCCTGGCCCTCGCGGGCCTCGTCCTCCTCCCCGGCGCGGCCGAGGTCATCGCCGGCCTGCCGCCCTTCGGATCGACGATCGCCCAGTACGGCGCGCGCATCAACGCGATCACGCCGGAGGCCCGGCACGTCGCCAACATGGTCAGCGCGATCAACTTCGACCTCCGGGGCCTCGACACCCTCGGCGAGGAGTTCATGCTGCTCGCCGCCATCACCGGGACGGTGGTGCTGCTGCGCGGGCGGCGCGGCGAGGGAACGACCGGGCGCGCCATGCGCAGGCCCGGCCGGGCCGTCATCCCGCGCTCCGAGGCCGTGGTGCTCGCCTGCCGCATCGCCGGCCCGCTCACCGCGCTGTTCGGCCTCTACGTCGTGCTGCACGCAACCGTCACGCCGGGCGGCGGCTTCCAGGGCGGCGTCATCCTCGCCTCGGGGACCCTGCTGATCTACCTCGGCGAGGGCTATGCGGGCTGGCGCGACGCCATCCGCAGCCACTGGCTCGACGCCCTGGAGGGCGGCGGCGCGCTGCTCTTCGCCCTGTGCGGGCTGGTGCCGATGCTCACCGGCGCCGCCTTCATGCAGAACATCCTGCCGCTCGGCACCTTCCGCGACCTGTTCTCGGGCGGCCTGATGCTCGTCGAGAACCTCGGGGTCGCCCTCGCGGTGACGGGCGGCTTCACGCAGCTCTTCCTGGAATTCATGGAGGAGACCCGCGAGGCCGACGCGCCCGAGGAGCCGGGGGAGGAATCTGCGTGA
- a CDS encoding Na(+)/H(+) antiporter subunit B, producing the protein MTVILPLLFLLTAISGTAVVLVRDPARQVFAIAVNGLVLAILFDALQAPDVALSELAVGSAAVPLLFLVALMAVRAQPPEEES; encoded by the coding sequence ATGACGGTGATCCTGCCGCTGCTCTTCCTGCTCACCGCGATCTCCGGGACCGCCGTGGTCCTGGTGCGCGATCCCGCCCGGCAGGTCTTCGCCATCGCGGTCAACGGGCTCGTCCTGGCGATCCTGTTCGACGCCCTCCAGGCCCCCGACGTCGCGCTCTCGGAACTGGCGGTGGGCTCGGCGGCGGTGCCGCTCCTCTTCCTCGTGGCCCTGATGGCCGTCCGGGCGCAGCCGCCCGAGGAGGAATCGTGA
- a CDS encoding monovalent cation/H(+) antiporter subunit G translates to MSVVIGSVLALAVAAAWLAALALWRLPRALDRMHALAFLNVAASILVTVAAFLADGVSGRSLKILVMMVVFLAWAAVLSHVSGRAVLMREGRSA, encoded by the coding sequence ATGAGCGTCGTGATCGGCTCGGTCCTGGCCCTCGCCGTCGCGGCCGCGTGGCTCGCGGCGCTCGCCCTCTGGCGTCTGCCCCGCGCGCTCGACCGGATGCACGCCCTCGCGTTCCTGAACGTCGCGGCCTCGATCCTTGTCACGGTGGCGGCCTTCCTGGCCGACGGAGTCTCCGGGCGGTCGCTCAAGATCCTGGTGATGATGGTCGTGTTCCTCGCCTGGGCGGCGGTGCTGTCGCACGTGTCCGGCCGGGCCGTGCTGATGCGCGAGGGCCGCTCGGCATGA
- a CDS encoding monovalent cation/H+ antiporter complex subunit F: MSVWTVAILALLPPLAVAAVLAWRGRPGQRFAAYQLAGSVTVLILTLMAFATDQASITDLALTLVLLNLPGTMLLAVFLERWI; the protein is encoded by the coding sequence ATGAGCGTCTGGACGGTCGCCATCCTGGCGCTGCTGCCGCCGCTCGCGGTGGCCGCGGTGCTCGCGTGGCGGGGCCGGCCGGGCCAGCGTTTCGCCGCCTACCAGCTCGCCGGCAGCGTCACGGTCCTGATCCTGACGCTCATGGCCTTCGCCACCGACCAGGCGTCGATCACCGATCTCGCCCTCACCCTGGTCCTGCTCAACCTGCCCGGCACGATGCTGCTCGCGGTCTTCCTGGAGCGCTGGATATGA
- a CDS encoding NUDIX domain-containing protein, protein MKAEILNIRFVHEGWSRFGIARVRLADGAVVEREIEDHGNSVGILPYDPERKVATLVRELRVPPLFAAGEQVQLEAPAGLIDAGSPEENARREALEEVGLRLRALEFVGATYSCASLTTEKIHLYLAPYGRADRAEAGGGAEGEHENIRVVEMPLAELAARADRAEITDLKTLTLVLALRARHPELFAP, encoded by the coding sequence ATGAAAGCTGAGATCCTCAATATCCGCTTCGTCCACGAGGGCTGGAGCCGCTTCGGGATCGCGCGGGTGCGCCTCGCCGACGGCGCCGTCGTCGAGCGCGAGATCGAGGACCACGGCAACTCGGTCGGGATCCTGCCCTACGACCCGGAGCGGAAGGTCGCGACGCTCGTGCGCGAATTGCGGGTGCCGCCGCTGTTCGCGGCCGGCGAGCAGGTCCAGCTGGAGGCCCCGGCCGGACTGATCGACGCCGGCAGCCCCGAGGAGAATGCCCGCCGGGAGGCGCTGGAGGAGGTGGGCCTGCGCCTGCGGGCGCTCGAATTCGTCGGCGCCACCTATTCCTGCGCCAGCCTGACCACCGAGAAGATCCACCTCTACCTCGCGCCCTACGGCCGGGCGGATCGCGCGGAGGCGGGCGGCGGGGCCGAGGGCGAGCACGAGAACATCCGGGTGGTCGAGATGCCGCTGGCCGAGCTCGCCGCCCGCGCCGACCGCGCCGAGATCACCGACCTCAAGACGCTCACCCTGGTCCTGGCGCTCCGCGCACGCCACCCGGAGCTGTTCGCCCCGTGA